TGTATATTGAGGAAAGTATAATTGAGCATAAATTCTTTGATGTTTTTGAGACAGACTCGGTCGAGCTTAGACACGTTCTCCTAAATCTAGCTGCTGAAACCAAAAAGCATCTTGAACAGGTACGACAACTGTGGAACGAGCATAGACAATCGGTAAGGCGGTAGGCTTGAGCAGATGTTATATGTTATAGCCACAACGAGATGAAGCTACAACTACGCAAAATCGATTAGCTAGTTGTCTGGTTGCACAATTTGGCGGATTATGTAGGGACGGTCGGACGGACCCTTGTGATATAATCATAAGTCGAGTTCAGGGGCAATCATGAATGATAAGGAGGTAAAGAATGGGTTACTTAGAAGAGATGGCGAAATATCAGAAGACGGAAAAACAGAAAAGCTTCTCAGCCGATTTTCTCGAACGGCAACAGATAGAGGATTACGAGTTCTGGGATGAAATAGAGATAGGCAAGGAGACTGTAATACCGTTCAAGTTTGAGGTCAAGGCTGAGGATGTGATTGCTTACGCCGAAGGAGTTCCTGATGCTAATCCAGTGTTTTATGATGAGGAATACGCCAAGAAATGCGGCTATGATGGATTGGTGGCTCATCCCATGTTCGCTACTCAGGTCCTTTTCTTTGTTCTCAAGAAGGGGCATGGTAGCTGGATTAGGACTCCGGGGTCCAGAAATCCCGGCCAGATAATTGAATGGCATGACCCGATTCGGGTAGGCGATGTCCTTACTGTTAAGACTAAAAGCCATGATAAATGGATTAAAAGAGGGAAATATTACATGAGGTATCTGTCCGAGATGTACGACCAGAACGGCAAGTTGAAGGGAAGATGCTTCATGACATTGGTCTTGCCTAGGTCCAAGGCCGATGTGTTGAGGTTCATCAAGGGCGAGCATGCTCTGGAGGCGTGAGTAATGCACGCGAGCTCTAAAGCAACCTGAGAGATTGCCACGCTTGGCTCGCAATGACAGAGAGGAATTATCCACATTTAGGGAGGTAATGATAATGGCAAAGAGGTTAACCTTTGAGTGGGTAAATTGCGGTGATGTGCTGCCTGAAGTTAAGCAACACGTAAGCCAAGAGGTTATCTGGAAACACGCTGTAGCCTCGCTTGATTATAACCCGGTTCACACCCATCCAGAGTGGTGCAAGACAGCCCAGGTGTTCGGCTTGCCGCTTCCGGTGATGCATGGTAATCAGACGATGTCACTGATGGCTACCGTCATTACCAACTGGGCGTTCCCTGTCGGTGGCAGGTTGAAGAGAATGGAGGTCAAGCTTATTAAGCCTGTGCCTGTCGGTTCTAGCTGCACTTATGGCGCTGCTGTGACCGAAAAGCACCCGATTGGCAAACGGGAAAACTTTGTAGTTCTTGATTTGTGGGTAATGAATCAAGATGGAGAAAAGGTAGCCGTCGGCACGGCACAGGTTATTCTACCTTAGTAACATGCCTTGTTTCGAACGAGGTTTTAAAGCAGATTATTGGAGGTGAATTATGGAAAAACACATCTCAACAGGGCTGGTTGCCCTTCTGTTTGCTGTATTGTTGACTTTCTTCATTTCCGCGCCTGTTTTGGCGGCCGACCTTCGTAGCGAGGATACCGTCACTATTGCCAGTGGGGAGGTAGTTGATGATGACCTCTATATAGCCGGTAGCACTATTATTATTGATGGCATCGTTAATGGTGACCTCTGGGCGGTTGGTAGCACTATTACGGTTAACGGTGAAGTCAAGGGCAGCATTGTCGCTGCCGGCCAGACGGTCAGTATTAACGGTAATGTTGCCCATGCAGCGCGACTGGCGGGAGAAACAGTCAATATCAACGGCGATGTTAGTGGTGACCTGATAGTTTTCGGTAGCCAGGCGAGTATCGCTAACAAAGCCAAAATCGGTGGTGATTTTCTTTTTGGCGCCGGGAATGTACGTATTGGCGGGCTTGTTGAAGGAGATGTCAAAGGTGGTGGTGGTGAAGTTACCATTAGTAATGGAGTTAAGGGAGACATTGAACTTAAAGTTGACAACCTGGCCGTAACATCTACAGCGGATGTTGGTGGCGATTTGACCTACACCAGCGAAAATGAAGCTGATATTCAGTCCGGTGCTGAGGTCGGCGGTAAAACCACCCACAATGTGCCGGAAATAAAGAAACCTGCCCCATTCAGTGGAATAGGTGGTAAGGTGGTGGGCTTCCTGATGGCGTTGGTGACAGGTATAATTATCATCTTGATTGTTCCTAGAAGGTCAGCGTCAATCGCTGATTCAATACGAAGTAAACCTTGGACAAGTCTGGGTTGGGGAGCTGTCATTTTGTTCGCTACCCCTGTCGCTGCCATAATGGTGTGCATTACGGTCATCGGTGTACCGGTGGGATTAATTGCCTTGGCCCTGTATGCGATAGCTATTTATATCAGCCAGGTCTTCGTTGGTCTGTTCATAGGGCGATGGATTATCGTGCGC
This is a stretch of genomic DNA from Chloroflexota bacterium. It encodes these proteins:
- a CDS encoding MaoC family dehydratase translates to MGYLEEMAKYQKTEKQKSFSADFLERQQIEDYEFWDEIEIGKETVIPFKFEVKAEDVIAYAEGVPDANPVFYDEEYAKKCGYDGLVAHPMFATQVLFFVLKKGHGSWIRTPGSRNPGQIIEWHDPIRVGDVLTVKTKSHDKWIKRGKYYMRYLSEMYDQNGKLKGRCFMTLVLPRSKADVLRFIKGEHALEA